A single window of Haliotis asinina isolate JCU_RB_2024 chromosome 5, JCU_Hal_asi_v2, whole genome shotgun sequence DNA harbors:
- the LOC137284074 gene encoding tRNA methyltransferase 10 homolog A-like, whose translation MSETDKHDVEGVVKERVDCSTSEDERESPYCSDEDEKMKGLSKRARKRLLRQKRWEEMKMLKRKQEKLKKKRKFEDARERGEDLGPSRKSLKKNCMQNSRCKVKAVIDCSFDEHMTEKDVRHLVQQIQHSYSANRRADNPLQFYVCGINGKALQRLDQIGDYKGWDVYFKTENYLDLFPKGNVVYLSSDSPNVLQELEDDKVYVIGGLVDHNHHKGLCHQLAVDKEVSHAQLPITEYVDMKTRKVLTINHVFEILLRYTETKDWKKAFFQVLPQRKGLKEKEKEDSQDVCKKDLCVKAETVNSESNCDVNNSKQVNTNTS comes from the exons ATGAGTGAAACCGACAAGCATGACGTTGAGGGTGTGGTGAAAGAGAGAGTGGATTGTTCCACCTCCGAAGATGAACGTGAAAGCCCATATTGTTCAGATGAAGATGAGAAAATGAAGGGATTATCAAAGAGGGCGAGGAAACGTCTACTACGACAGAAACGATGGGAggaaatgaaaatgttgaaaag aaagcaggaaaaactgaagaagaaGCGCAAATTTGAAGATGCCCGAGAGAGAGGGGAGGATCTGGGACCATCCAGGAAATCCCTGAAGAAGAACTGTATGCAGAACTCACGGTGTAAAGTGAAAGCTGTCATTGACTGCTCCTTCGATGAACACATGACAGAGAAG GATGTGAGGCATCTAGTGCAGCAGATACAACATAGCTACTCTGCCAACAGACGAGCGGACAACCCTTTACAG TTCTATGTGTGTGGGATTAATGGCAAGGCACTTCAGAGACTTGATCAGATCGGAGACTATAAAGGATGGGAT GTGTACTTTAAGACCGAGAACTACCTGGACCTATTCCCAAAAGGGAATGTGGTGTACCTGTCCAGTGATTCCCCCAATGTGCTTCAGGAGCTGGAGGATGACAAGGTGTACGTCATCGGGGGACTGGTCGATCACAACCATCACAAG GGTTTGTGTCACCAGCTTGCAGTGGACAAGGAGGTCAGTCATGCCCAGCTGCCCATAACAGAATATGTGGACATGAAGACCCGCAAAGTCCTCACCATAAACCATG TATTTGAGATCCTTCTGAGGTACACAGAGACTAAAGACTGGAAGAAGGCATTTTTCCAAGTGCTACCACAGAGGAAAGGgttgaaagaaaaagaaaaggaaGACTCACAAGATGTGTGTAAGAAAGATCTTTGTGTGAAAGCTGAAACAGTTAACAGTGAAAGTAATTGTGATGTAAATAATAGTAAACAAGTAAACACCAATACAAGCTGA
- the LOC137284063 gene encoding microsomal triglyceride transfer protein large subunit-like, with protein sequence MRTTWRPFLSIMNRPRLCLSPALLLVIFTIIQISALKYETGKTYKYSYSTSVLFNDLDSRKATKAQRDTGVHLSLGLDITPLIQEDESQLFKLKLNTATVLSASRENQERTLGTLLKYPVYFELNKDSMGRLFVPETESTFCSNVKKGIISLFQVQEQPGDRSEIDVSGECLVLYTQTSPTQITKTKKECSNLEIAGEFSSPNKILGVTVASKTTLDYEFENGIIKSISGVNAVSSHLNMRSSMNGGATVSQKLTFQGASPSSESVSAADIDSGIPMLEKEVGKNFRLSLLPTESEITQCIENCESPTKILSKVHEDLVADKVSTVASAKAFMKMLKSFRNAGKQTIAEVLTSPDSYYTVPQLIDIATASQTSAAQKAMMELLVFEEDYGTEHPERYLLAATYSTHPGEYLLKDLLNILKKPVPNESLKESLLLATGAVVHTYCQVKDQCTHQVVQDFRTLLVEGLAKCTDDACRLTYLRSLGNTGLPDTVPVIMKLAVDSNNSMVSITAIEALRRVPRKFITEEVRASLSLMFHQSMRHYDSSVRVVALDLLLQHDLTLMELRNIILAMADREHHELSTFIKMKILDLAQNDENLRSKLQKIFKQTRINNYQLMAQGGKSSSFTGYLAKTEDLNCTYNLLFENSNSGVMKRSGMKVNLFGKMEQPFMSIGIYGEALESLMGEEEVPAEGEGEGDAAGPEIAAGLSFYLMDVLLKQYEFFRGMSGLMSAVWNAPSELTSALQGNLLLQDHSQRVHLSNGLILNVEVIGVISIDLAGYVSISLWNRNCNSLIKNSGALYVEGNMRLESSELGAGITYSGEGQSAIDFLSDADFYEMPLTLCLQMKRPEFKFRETVSKYEHIKGLKKYNIRLSKTKSISGESFFLNKANSEECKQMKKEEA encoded by the exons ATGCGTACAACTTGGCGACCTTTCCTCAGCATCATGAACCGGCCACGGCTGTGCCTCTCGCCGGCTCTGCttcttgttatatttaccatCATACAAA TTTCTGCCCTGAAGTATGAGACTGGAAAGACATACAAGTATTCGTACAGCACATCAGTGTTGTTTAACGACCTGGACAGTCGCAAGGCGACCAAGGCTCAGAGGGACACTGGAGTACATCTCTCCCTCGGCCTGGACATCACACCCCTGATACAGGAGGATGAGTCACAGCTGTTCAAGTTGAAG CTTAACACTGCCACAGTCCTGAGTGCATCCAGGGAGAACCAGGAGAGGACCTTGGGCACCTTGCTCAAGTACCCTGTGTACTTTGAGTTGAACAAGGACAGCATGGGAAGGCTGTTCGTCCCTGAGACAGAGTCGACATTCtgcagcaacgtcaagaagggcaTCATCTCCCTCTTCCAAGTGCAGGAACAGCCTGGGGACAGATCAGAG ATAGATGTGTCCGGAGAGTGCCTGGTCCTCTACACGCAGACCTCACCCACTCAGATCACCAAGACCAAGAAGGAATGCAGTAATCTCGAGATTGCTGGAGAGTTCTCAAGCCCCAATAAA ATTCTTGGTGTGACTGTTGCCAGCAAAACAACTCTAGATtatgaatttgaaaatggaataaTAAAGTCGATAAGTGGAGTGAATGCTGTGTCCAGTCATCTCAACATGAGGTCCTCCATGAATGGTGGCGCCACTGTCAG CCAAAAATTAACATTCCAAGGTGCTTCACCATCCAGTGAATCTGTGTCAGCTGCTGATATTGATTCAGGCATACCCATGTTAGAAAAAG AAGTAGGGAAGAACTTTAGATTGTCATTGCTACCAACTGAGTCTGAAATCACTCAATGTATAGAAAACTGTGAATCT CCAACAAAGATATTAAGCAAGGTGCACGAAGATCTGGTGGCAGACAAAGTGTCAACTGTTGCATCTGCTAAAGCATTTATGAAGATGTTGAAGAGTTTCCGCAATGCTGGGAAGCAAACGATAGCTGAAGTCTTGACCAGCCCAGACTCTTATTACACTGT TCCCCAGCTGATTGACATAGCCACTGCATCCCAGACATCAGCTGCCCAGAAAGCCATGATGGAGCTGCTGGTTTTTGAGGAGGACTATGGCACTGAACACCCGGAGCGGTACCTCCTGGCAGCCACCTACTCCACTCACCCAGGGGAGTACCTCCTCAAGGACCTACTG AACATACTGAAGAAACCAGTGCCAAATGAGAGTTTGAAGGAGTCCTTGCTCCTGGCCACTGGTGCTGTCGTCCACACGTACTGTCAGGTCAAGGACCAGTGCACTCACCAG GTTGTACAAGACTTCCGCACTCTTTTGGTGGAGGGACTTGCAAAATGTACAGACGATGCTTGTCGCCTTACATACCTGCGTTCACTAGGCAACACCGGTCTTCCTGACACTGTTCCTGTCATCATGAAGCTGGCTGtagacagcaacaacagcatgGTGTCTATCACAGCAATAGAGGCACTACGCCGAGTTCCCAGGAAGTTCATCACTGAAGAG GTGAGAGCTTCCCTGTCTCTCATGTTCCATCAGAGCATGCGTCACTATGACAGCAGCGTGCGGGTGGTGGCGCTGGATCTCCTGCTGCAGCATGACCTGACCCTGATGGAGTTGCGTAACATCATCCTTGCCATGGCTGACAGGGAACACCATGAGCTCTCCACCTTCATCAAGATGAAAATCCTTGACTTGGCACAGAATGACGAGAATCTCAG GagcaaattacagaaaatatttaagCAGACCAGAATCAACAATTACCAGCTGATGGCCCAGGGGGGAAAGTCCAGTTCCTTCACCGGCTACCTTGCAA AAACTGAAGACCTCAACTGCACATACAACCTGTTGTTTGAAAACTCCAACTCTGGTGTTATGAAGCGCAGTGGGATGAAGGTCAATCTGTTTGGAAAAATGGAACAGCCTTTTATGAGT ATTGGGATATACGGTGAGGCGTTGGAGTCTCTGATGGGTGAGGAGGAAGTTCCTGCAGAGGGTGAGGGAGAAGGGGATGCAGCAGGCCCCGAGATTGCTGCTGGATTGTCATTTTACCTGATGGATGTTCTTCTCAAGCAGTATGAGTTCTTCCGGGGAATGTCTGGGCTGATGTCTGCGGTTTGGAATGCACCATCAGAACTTACCTCAGCACTCCAG GGCAACCTGTTGCTGCAGGACCACTCCCAGAGAGTTCATCTGTCCAATGGCCTCATCCTCAATGTGGAAGTCATTGGTGTCATCTCAATCGACCTTGCTGGATATGTCAGCATCAGTTTGTGGAACAGGAACTGTAATTCACTCATCAAAAACAG TGGAGCCCTGTATGTAGAAGGGAACATGAGACTTGAGTCCTCCGAGCTGGGAGCAGGGATTACATACAGTGGAGAGGGGCAGTCGGCTATTGACTTCCTGTCTGACGCAGACTTTTATGAGATGCCACTCACACTGTGCCTACAGATGAAAAGACCAGAATTTAAATTCAG GGAAACAGTGAGCAAGTACGAACATATCAAGGGGCTGAAGAAGTATAACATTCGGCTCAGCAAGACAAAGTCTATATCAGGAGAGTCCTTCTTCCTGAACAAAGCCAACTCAGAAGAGTGTAAACAAATGAAGAAGGAAGAAGCATAA